A stretch of the Bordetella genomosp. 8 genome encodes the following:
- a CDS encoding TRAP transporter large permease, whose amino-acid sequence MILTVFLIVLLGLLALGMPIAFALLISAVPMMFQLDFVDPQILAQNMLGGANSFTLMAVPLFMLAGELMNEGGISRRIVNLATMFVGHIRGGLGYVAIFASVLLAALSGSAVADAAALGSLLIPMLREKGYEAGDAAGLISAGGIIAPIIPPSISFIIYGVATNVSITKLFFAGIAPGLLMALTLVAVWSWTARRSGARVQPTPRQPWRARMRALRESIWALFLPVIIIGGLRGGIFTPTEAAVVAAVYALLISLFVYREIRFKDLGPLFVRAASTTAIVMFLVAAAMVSSYMITLADMPQDLVGLLEPLLDHPKWLMFAMLIVLTLVGTAMDLTPTILILAPVLMPVITKAGIDPVYFGVMFVMVGCVGLLTPPVGTVLNVVAGVARIRMETIIRGAWRYVVAYTLLLLLMVIFPELITVPAKWIH is encoded by the coding sequence ATGATACTTACCGTATTCCTGATCGTGCTGCTGGGCCTGCTCGCGCTGGGCATGCCTATCGCGTTCGCGCTGTTGATCAGTGCGGTGCCGATGATGTTCCAGCTGGATTTCGTCGATCCGCAGATCCTGGCGCAGAACATGCTCGGGGGCGCCAACAGCTTCACGCTGATGGCCGTGCCGCTGTTCATGCTGGCCGGCGAACTCATGAACGAAGGCGGCATATCGCGCCGTATCGTGAACCTGGCCACCATGTTCGTCGGGCATATCCGAGGCGGCCTGGGCTACGTCGCCATCTTCGCCAGCGTGCTGCTGGCGGCCTTGTCCGGATCGGCGGTGGCGGACGCCGCCGCGCTGGGTTCGCTGCTGATTCCCATGCTGCGGGAAAAGGGCTACGAAGCCGGCGATGCCGCGGGTCTGATTTCAGCGGGTGGCATCATCGCCCCGATCATCCCGCCGTCGATCTCCTTCATCATCTATGGCGTGGCGACCAATGTGTCGATCACCAAGCTGTTCTTCGCCGGCATCGCGCCCGGACTGTTGATGGCGCTGACGCTGGTGGCGGTGTGGTCCTGGACGGCGCGCCGCAGCGGCGCCAGGGTGCAGCCGACGCCGCGCCAGCCCTGGCGCGCACGCATGCGCGCGCTGCGCGAATCGATATGGGCGCTGTTCCTGCCCGTGATCATCATCGGCGGCCTGCGCGGCGGCATCTTCACACCCACCGAGGCGGCGGTGGTGGCGGCCGTCTACGCGTTGTTGATCAGCCTGTTCGTGTACCGCGAAATCCGCTTCAAGGATCTGGGTCCGCTGTTCGTGCGCGCCGCCAGCACCACCGCCATCGTCATGTTCCTGGTGGCCGCGGCAATGGTGTCCTCCTACATGATCACCCTGGCCGACATGCCGCAGGACCTGGTCGGGCTGCTGGAACCCCTGCTCGACCATCCCAAGTGGCTGATGTTCGCGATGCTCATAGTGCTGACGCTGGTCGGCACCGCGATGGACCTGACGCCCACCATCCTGATACTGGCCCCGGTGCTGATGCCCGTCATCACCAAGGCCGGCATCGATCCTGTCTATTTCGGCGTGATGTTCGTCATGGTCGGCTGCGTCGGCCTGTTGACCCCGCCGGTCGGCACTGTCCTGAACGTCGTGGCCGGCGTCGCCCGCATCCGCATGGAAACGATCATCCGTGGCGCATGGCGCTACGTGGTCGCCTATACCTTGCTGCTTCTGTTGATGGTGATCTTTCCGGAACTGATCACCGTGCCAGCGAAGTGGATTCATTAG
- a CDS encoding TRAP transporter small permease, which translates to MQTAPPAGRARSPLNRALDLVFRIQRALMVACLVVMVVLLFGNVALRYLFNSGINVSDELSRLAFVWLIFIGSVLAMREHTHMGVTMLVERFGRVARRATHLFCQVLVLAVLCMLIKGSWDQTLIGMATRLPVTGLPAGIFNVACLYAAVAMALLTLADIVLTLGGAEPGLDASAVDPLS; encoded by the coding sequence ATGCAGACCGCCCCTCCGGCGGGGCGGGCGCGCAGCCCGCTCAACCGAGCCCTCGACCTCGTATTCCGCATCCAGCGCGCCCTCATGGTGGCGTGCCTGGTCGTCATGGTGGTGCTGCTGTTCGGCAACGTCGCCCTGCGCTACCTGTTCAATTCCGGCATCAACGTCTCCGACGAGTTGTCGCGCCTGGCCTTCGTCTGGCTGATCTTCATCGGCTCGGTGCTGGCGATGCGCGAACACACGCATATGGGCGTGACCATGCTGGTGGAACGCTTCGGCCGCGTCGCGCGCCGCGCCACCCACCTGTTCTGCCAGGTCCTGGTGCTGGCGGTGCTGTGCATGTTGATCAAGGGCAGCTGGGACCAGACCCTGATCGGCATGGCGACGCGGCTGCCCGTCACCGGCCTGCCGGCCGGCATTTTCAATGTGGCCTGCCTCTATGCGGCGGTCGCCATGGCCTTGCTGACGCTGGCCGACATCGTCCTGACGCTGGGCGGCGCCGAACCGGGGCTGGACGCCAGCGCCGTCGATCCGCTCAGCTGA
- a CDS encoding LacI family DNA-binding transcriptional regulator, translating into MTVRKSRSSRQHGVTMADVARVAGVSAITVSRALRTPDKVQPALRARIQEACDRLGYVPNHAASALASARSRTVVVLIPSLSNVVFVDILVGIKEVLDAHAHHMHIGLTGYSAEAEETLLRTYLQHSPDGLILTGVDHKPGVWKLLDSLKIPTVHTIETLEGERGLSVGFSQFDSGYAAGRHLVERGYRHIGIIGAQLDPRSLRRCEGCRQALRDAGLYDPAMEIMTPSKSSLALGAELLETMLREHPECDGIFFCNDDLAQGAVFQCGRQGIDVPGRMGLIGFHDLTGTAWTTPPLSTIATPRYEIGRSAATLLMNALEGKPNPQRHLDLGFRLVRRETT; encoded by the coding sequence ATGACGGTCCGCAAGTCCCGCAGCTCGCGCCAGCACGGCGTCACCATGGCGGACGTCGCGCGCGTCGCGGGCGTCAGCGCGATCACCGTGTCGCGCGCCCTGCGCACGCCGGACAAGGTGCAGCCGGCGCTGCGCGCCCGGATCCAGGAGGCCTGCGACCGGCTGGGCTACGTGCCCAACCATGCCGCCAGCGCGCTGGCGTCGGCGCGGTCGCGCACGGTCGTGGTGTTGATCCCTTCCCTGAGCAATGTGGTGTTCGTCGACATCCTGGTGGGCATCAAGGAAGTCCTGGACGCGCATGCCCACCATATGCATATCGGCCTGACCGGCTATTCGGCCGAAGCGGAAGAAACGCTGCTGCGCACCTATCTGCAGCATTCGCCCGACGGCCTGATCCTGACCGGGGTCGACCATAAGCCCGGGGTGTGGAAACTGCTGGACTCCCTGAAGATCCCCACCGTCCACACGATCGAGACCCTGGAGGGCGAACGCGGGCTCAGCGTGGGGTTTTCGCAGTTCGATTCGGGATATGCGGCGGGACGGCACCTGGTGGAGCGCGGCTACCGTCATATCGGAATCATCGGCGCGCAGCTCGATCCGCGCTCGCTGCGCCGCTGCGAAGGATGCCGGCAGGCGCTGCGCGATGCCGGCCTCTACGATCCCGCGATGGAAATCATGACGCCCAGCAAGTCCTCATTGGCGCTGGGCGCCGAGCTGCTGGAAACCATGCTGCGCGAACACCCGGAATGCGACGGGATATTCTTCTGCAACGACGACCTGGCGCAGGGGGCGGTGTTCCAATGCGGCCGTCAGGGCATCGATGTGCCGGGGCGCATGGGGTTGATCGGCTTCCACGACCTGACCGGCACCGCCTGGACCACGCCACCGCTTTCCACGATCGCCACGCCGCGCTATGAGATCGGCCGTTCGGCGGCGACCCTGCTGATGAACGCGCTGGAAGGCAAGCCCAACCCACAGCGGCATCTGGATCTGGGCTTCCGCCTGGTGCGGCGCGAAACCACCTAG
- a CDS encoding TRAP transporter substrate-binding protein — protein sequence MFTTMKKLAVALAAVSLCGAAGVAQAQEVKTRIIRFGYGLNEESVQGRAARYLAEELGKISGGKLKMRTYGSANLGSDEQMQAALVGGAQEMMVGSTAPLATMVKEFGVYDLPFLFNDEKEADAVLDGPFGEKLLKMLDAKGLVGLVYWENGFRNVTNSKHPIAKAEDMQGIKLRVMQNQIALGVFGALGANAVPMPFSELFTALETKTVDGQENPVTTIQSSKFYEVQPYLSMTRHVYTPWVLMASKKWWDTLSPDEQKLIRQAAASSRDFERKDSRADSNKAMTVLKDSGMKINTVSPQELQRLREKAQPVVDKYTQDLGPDLVKQLQDEINKVRKG from the coding sequence ATGTTCACCACCATGAAAAAACTGGCCGTCGCGCTGGCCGCCGTCTCGCTGTGCGGCGCCGCGGGCGTCGCCCAGGCGCAGGAAGTGAAGACGCGCATCATCCGTTTCGGCTACGGCCTGAACGAGGAGAGCGTGCAGGGCCGCGCGGCGCGCTACCTGGCCGAGGAACTGGGCAAAATCAGCGGTGGCAAGCTGAAGATGCGCACCTACGGTTCGGCCAACCTGGGTTCGGACGAACAGATGCAGGCCGCGCTGGTGGGCGGCGCGCAGGAGATGATGGTCGGGTCGACCGCGCCGCTGGCCACCATGGTCAAGGAGTTCGGCGTCTACGACCTGCCCTTCCTGTTCAACGACGAAAAGGAGGCGGACGCGGTACTGGACGGCCCCTTCGGCGAAAAACTGCTGAAGATGCTGGACGCCAAGGGCCTGGTCGGCCTGGTGTACTGGGAAAACGGCTTCCGCAACGTGACGAACTCCAAGCATCCCATCGCCAAGGCGGAGGATATGCAGGGGATCAAGCTGCGCGTGATGCAGAACCAGATCGCGCTGGGCGTGTTCGGCGCGCTGGGCGCCAATGCGGTGCCCATGCCGTTCTCCGAGTTGTTCACCGCGCTGGAAACGAAAACCGTGGACGGGCAGGAAAACCCGGTCACCACCATCCAGAGCAGCAAGTTCTACGAGGTGCAGCCCTACCTAAGCATGACGCGGCACGTCTATACGCCGTGGGTGCTGATGGCATCCAAGAAGTGGTGGGACACGCTGTCGCCGGACGAGCAGAAGCTGATCCGCCAGGCTGCGGCGTCATCGCGCGACTTCGAACGCAAGGACAGCCGCGCCGATTCGAACAAGGCGATGACCGTGCTGAAGGACTCCGGCATGAAGATCAATACCGTTTCGCCGCAAGAACTGCAGCGGCTGCGTGAGAAAGCCCAGCCGGTGGTCGACAAGTACACCCAGGACCTGGGGCCCGATCTGGTCAAGCAGCTGCAGGACGAGATCAACAAGGTCCGCAAGGGCTGA